The stretch of DNA ACGCCGTCACCGGACTTGAGGGCCACCACATGGCTGAAGGCTTCAATGATGGCAACGCCATCGCCGACCTCGGAAAGCTCTGTCGTCGGACGATTGATCAGCCCGGCACCTTCATACACCCCATCGTCAATGTAGTGCGCAGACTTCGCCAGAATGTCAGACATCGATGCTCTCCCCTCGTAAGGCCGTTTCTTGAAATCAATGCCGGACTATAGCGGCCAATTTCAAATTAGAAACACCCATTAATGCGATCGGGAAGGGGGTTTTGCATGTGGGCCCTGAAAAGGCCGGGCCAGCCCCTTTTCAGGGCTGGCCCGCATCCACCTTAGAAATCGACGGAGAGCCCGCTGCGCACAACAATCGAGTTGATATCATCTTCAAATGTGCCGCCGGCAGCGCCGGTCAGTGCGCGGCTGCCTGCGCGCCGAACGCTTCCAGCATCCACGGCCTGCCGGAAGCCGACATCCACAAAGGTCGACAGCTGTTCAGACAGCGCATAGTTGACGCCGCCTGTCACATGCCAGGCAAACACGGTGTCACCATCATCATTGAGGTTCAGTCCACCGGCACCGTACAGCAGGTTGTGGCTGACAATATTGATGCCCGCGCCACCGCCGATATAGGGCGTGAGGTCATTGCTGATGACATTTGGCAGGTCGAAAAAGACGTTGCCATAGATGCCGACATTTGAAATCTGGCTGCCGTCCGCAACCACTTCGTTGCCTGCGCCATTGCCGGAGAAGTCGATGGTGTCGACGTCATTTTCTGTGTAGCTGACCTCAAGCTCCGTACGCGGAACGAAGCCGCCAAAATTGTAGTCGGTCCACCGGTACCCGACGGCGCCGCCAAACGTGAAGCCGGTATCGAAGTCCGTTTCAACGGTGTTTGTGCCGTTGGTGAACTCCACGTCATCAGTGTGAATGCTAGCGCCACCATTGAGAGACAGATACCAGTCATGGTCATTGTCTTCGGCGTACGCGGCCGTCGTGACGACGGAAGCAAGGGCGGCAATAGCCGTGGCACGCGCAGAGCGCGTGAGGAAGGTGTGAGAATTCTGCATGTGTTGGTCCAGCCTTGAAGTGTGTTTTCTGAGCGCCCCCGCCCAACCGCAATCCACGGTCACGTTGAAAACATTTGTGCGCCGAACCGCCGATCACCTGCCAATCACATGCAGGAGATTTGCATTACAAACATGTCAGACCCGGTGAAATCCCGCGCTGCCTACGATGACTATTCAGCAGCACTGGCAGCGTGAGATGCAACCCTTCGGGACGCGGGGAAGACTAGGCGGACTGTTGTTCCTTCTCCGACCGAGCTGTCTATCTCAATGGTGCCCTCGTGCAGCTTCATGAAGGCGGCAACGACGGTCAGCCCCAGACCGACACCGTCTGAGGTTCGGTGTGCAAACGCCTTGACCTGCTGAAATGGCATCAGGATGGATGAAAGCATGTCTGCAGGAATGCCATCGCCCTGGTCTTCAACCTCAACGATCGGCTGGCCGCCTTGGTTAGTGCGTGTGCGAACGGTGATGGGTGCGTCCGGAGGTGAGTAACAGGCGGCATTCTTGATGAGATTGCCGATGGCGCGTTGAATGCGGGGGCCGTCAGCCAGAACCTCTCCGACGTCAAAATCAAACTCGGTCCGAATGACGTGAGCGCAGGAATCGGTATCTCCGCGCGCTGCGTGGATGGCACCCTCGGCAATTTCAGCAAGACAAACTGCATCGTCCGCAAGCTGCACATCGCCCATTTCAGCGCGCGTTACATCCATGATGTCATTGACGATACTAAGCAAATGACGCCCGCTGCCGCTGATATGCGCCGCATATTCCTGATAATCGGGCGACCCGAGAGGACCTAGCGCCTGCTGCTCCATCAACTCCGCAAACCCGATAACCGAGTTGAGCGGAGTGCGTAACTCATGGCTCATATTGGCGATGAAATCTGTCTTCGCACGGTTGGCCCGTTCCGCCTGCTCCCGTGCTTCGCGTTGCGCTGTCACGGCGCGAATGCTGTCGGTCACATCGCGGATCGTAAGGCCCAGTACATGCCGATACATCTTTCCGTTTGGCAACGGAGTATCAACAGGGACCTCGCTGCGGTTGAGCCTTATCTCCAGATGGTGTTCGGTCCCCTCCCTGACAACGCGGCCTAGTACCGGCTCACCTAGCGGTACGTTGTGCCAGCCTCCCGCAGGCCTGTCGCGATCAAGCGACAGATTCTCGACCAGGTAGTCAAGGTTGGCTGCAGTGCCTGTATGCGGCGCGTTGCACAGGTCAAATGTCTGTTTGTTGGCTTGTTCAATGCAGCCATTGGCATCAAGGATCGCAATCCCATCGAAGCTGTCCGAGACGACACGGTCCAGGAGAATACGTTGATGAGAGGCAATCCGCTTCTGTCGAGCCGCATTGCGCCTTTGCAGATCTGACATGAGTACAAGCTGAAGGCCAAACAGCAGCATCAGAGCAAACAGGGCAGGTAGTATATCGAGACTAATGGCCGCGAAATGCTGAAGCAGTCCAGAGACTGCGAGCAAACCGACAACTGCAACCGCTACAATGGCCGCATGCCCGATCCAGCCTCGTTGTTGAGGCATGCACAAAGCGCCTGCCAGAACCAGGATAACGAGAAGAACAACACCAATTGGTCCGGTCCGGTGTATTTCGCGACCCTGATGAAGTGTCTCAAATCCCATTGCCTGGACCATCGGCCCTGACATGACGCCATAGCGCGGCACAGCAAAATGGTCACCGAGTTCAACCGCGGTGCCGCCGATGATGACGCGTTTGCCATTCACAACATTGACGTCGAACCGTCCGTCCATCACATCCACAAAAGAGATGCGGGGGATCGTGCGCACATCTATGCCGTAGTCGACGTAGAACGGTTCCGGCTTTGGCTTTGCCTTACCTGCAAGCAGCGCAAACATGGAGTATCGAAACGCGCCATCCGCATTCCACATGCCGTGCATCAGTTGACGTAGACGACCATCTTTGTCCGGAACAACATTGACGCTGCCAAGCCAGGCATGGGGAGTGAGTTCAGGTGTCGGTTCAGCGTCGATAAGATTTCCGTCATACACGCCGGGTTGCGCCAGCTGCGTGAAGGCCGGGAGGATCACATGACCGCCTGCATCTTCAAGCGCGCGCGCGAGTGCGGCCGTCTCGTTCTCATTGGTCCGGGCGCTCATGTCCACATCAATGGCAATTTCATCCGCACCTGCAGCGACCAGTGACCGGACTACAAAGGCATATGTATTGCGTGGTAACGGCCATTGGCCCAATTCCTGGACGGACCGGGCATCAATCTGGACGGCGACGACTTCTCCGGATGCAGATCGATCAAGAAGACTGAAGCGAGATTCCAGCAGCGCGAGCTCAAGGGTTTCCAGCGCGCCGAACGCAAAAGCGCCCATGGCGATGAAAAACACAGCACATCCCTGAACAAGCCGCTGCATGTCCTGCGGCACCTCCACATAGAAAATCAGCCGGGCAGTTGCCTGCCCGGCTGATGAGTATGCGGTATCAGGGGATTAGCGACGGTTAACGTCAGCCCTTCGACTTGCCCTTGGCATTGCCATTTCCGGTTGCGGCGGAGTTGCCGTTGCCAGCACCATTTCCATTGTTGCCGTTGTTGCCGTTGTTGCCGTTGTTGCCATTTGAGGCACCAAGAGCCAGCCCGCCGCTGTTTCCACCGGCATTGCCGTTTGAGGCACCAAGAGCCAGCCCGCCGCTGTTTCCACCGGCATTGCCGTTTGAGGCACCAAGAGCCAGCCCGCCGCCGTTTCCACCGGCATTGCCGTTTGAGGCACCTAGGGCAAGGCCACCACCGTTGCCGCCGGCATTGCCGTTTGAGGCACCAAGAGCCAGCCCGCCGCCATTTCCGCCGGCATTGCTGTTTGAGGCTCCCAGCGCGAGTCCGCCGCCACCGGCTTTGCTATTTGATGCGCCAAGCGCCAGCCCGCCGCCATTGCTGCCAGATTTTGCATTTGACGCGCCTAAGGCCAGACCACCTCCGCCACCGGACGTAGTGGCCGACAATGCAACACTGCCAGCCAGTCCATTGGCCTTGCCGTTGACCGTGGCATTGGTCTTTGCCTTGGAGCCCGCATTGCTGCGTGCCTCGACAGCAGCACCAATGTTGCTCTTCACAGCGCCGGCTGTTGTTCCTGAAACACTCTGGCGCACCAGACCACCGGTAGCTGCTGGAACATCCAGCCGCTGCACGCCCATTGTGGACTTGATACGAACGGGTGCCTGCGATTTGGGGGCAACGTTCATAGGTGCACTAGCACCTGGGGAAGCGGCGCGCGTCGCTGGAGCAACCACACGTGGCGTGCGACCGGCCCTAAGTGCCTTGGCAGGTGCTGCCGCACCTGGCCCTGTCACTGACAGACCAACGCCTGATCCCGCGGAAACATCAGCAGTCTGGCCGGGGCGCACCATGCCCACGTCGCCGGACTCAAAATCCATAACCTCAACCGCACCCTGCACCACGTGTACGGAGGACTTGCCCCCAGCCACGGTGACGGCAAATTTGGTACCTTTCACCACAGCAGCCAGATAAGGCGTTTCCACCTCAAAATGCTGATGGTCTTTCTTGTCGACTGACAGAAGAATTGTGCCGATTGACTGAATGATGGTTGTCGCAAGGCCCTGCCGGCTCTGGGGCGCCAGTTGAATACTCGTATTCGGCGCAACAACAATGGCCTCTTCGCCACGACGGATAATCACCCGCCCATTGGCCCCGGTTGTAAGCATCGTACCGGACGTCAGCGTCTGCTCGCCGCCTAGCGCAACAGGCGTCGCACCTTCTTGCGCGATCCACACATCACCGCTGCGGGACTCGACTTGCCATGCGGACTCAGCGTGGCCTGTGTTCGAAAACACAACCATCGCGAGAGCGATAGCTGCGTATGCCAGTCCATTCTGGATGTGGCGCATAATTGTTCTCTCCATGTCGGGCTTATCCGACCCCAACCGAAGTCTGGCATATGTCTAAAATTTTGAAACAAGGCATTGGAAGTAAAGGAAAGAATCACTTAACCCGAAGGGGTGTATTTGAGTGAGTAGGTAATTCTTAAGCTTCGGGATGGCAGCACTCATTGGTTGCAGCCAGCACTTGTCCCAAAGCGGGATCGCTAAAATGTTTGTCGGCAACCAGGACTCAATGCTCAACGAAAATGGCTCTCCTGCATTTCCACACCCTGGACCGCATACCGCATGTTGTGATGCTCGCGGTGACCGTGCCTGCCCTGTGCGCAACGATGTGGATACAGGACGCTCACTCTCAGGCCTCGCAGGAAGCAGACCCCAGCCGCATTGAAGACCAGCTCATTGAGCGTGAAGCGCCTTCGCGCAAGCCGACCGCTGATGACCTCAGCCTCGGTATTGCCGGTGCGGGTACCGACGACATCAACGTTCCACCTTTCATTCTAAGCGGTGTGACTGTTGAAGGGGCTACGGCCTTTTCTGGCGAAGAGATCGCCGCAACATATGCTTCGCTCCTCGCAACCCAAATTGGGTCGGCCGAACTTGAAGCTATTGCCGGTCGCATCACAGCGCTCTATCGCGACGCAGGCTATGTGCTGTCACGCGCCATACTTCCGCCTCAGGACGTTACAACCGGAATAATCCGTATTCAGATTATTGAAGGGTATGTAAGCCATGTAACGACAGATGGCACGGTGCCGGAGTACGCCATCAAAGGTTATGCGGCGCGCATTACAGAAGAGCGCCCACTTACCCTCAATACGCTTGAGCGCAACATGTTGCTCATCAATGACATGCCTGGCGTCACGCTCAATGATGCAGTTCTGTCTGAAGATGACGCGGTGCCAGGCGCGCATACCCTTGCACTTGAAATAGGCCTCGACCGTATTGGCGGTTCATTCTTTGTGGACAATCGTGGTTCAGCAGAAGTCGGGCCCGTTCAGGCCGGCGCAAGTGTCGAGCTGCGAAATACAATCGGCTTTGGTGATGCCGTGTCCGTTGCGGGCTTTACTGTGCCAAGCCAGCCACGCGAACTGAAACTTATCCGCATTGGTTACGCGATGCCCATCGGCTCCAGTGGATTGCAGATGAGCGTGTCGGGAACAGCAAGCTGGATTGACGCCGGCGGTACCCTCGATGCTGTGGGCGATGAGAGTAATCTCAAGTCAGTGTCGGCAAGCTTGGCCTATCCAGTTGTGCGCGCGCGGGATGCAAACATCTGGCTCAATGCCAGCCTTGATGTCAGAAGTGCGGAAGAACGTACGGACTTCGGTACCGTCTTCGATGAAGATCTTGTGGTTCTGCGCGGCAGTGTGTCGGGCATGACTGCGGATGGTTGGGGTGGCCGCAGTTACGTCACGTTCCGGGCATCCAAGGGTGTTCGCCTTATGAATGCTGCCAAGCGAGGCGATCCGCTGTTGTCGAGGACCGATGCTGACCCACAGGCCGCCACACTGACCGTGGATGTATCCCGCTATCAGCAGCTTGTTGGTGATCTGCTTTCTTTGACGCTGGCAGGCAGAGCGCAAAGGGCGACTGACGCGCTTGTTTCCTCGGAAGAGTTCAGTCTTGGAGGGGCCCGGTTCGGTCGAGGCTTTGAATATGGCGAGCTGACCGGTGATGACGGGATTGCGGGTTCAGTCGAGTTCACGATCGCTCCTGACATCGAACTGGCCTGGGTGTCCCGCCCGCAGATTTATGCGTTCTACGACACAGGCGCTGTATGGAACAGAAACGTGGTCTTTGGTGACGCCCGGCAGTCCTTGTCGTCCGCCGGGGCCGGCATCCGGCTGACCTTTGCGGACGATTTCAACGCCGGTTTTGAGTTGGCCAAGCCGTTGGACCGCGACTCAAGCCGCACCAACACAGATGAATGGCAGGCGCTCTTCTTCCTATCCGGGCAGCTTTAAGCGCCGGAACGCCAACGCCAATTTTCCTGAGGCAATAAAGGCCTCGTAAGATTTCAGGTCTCAAAAAGCGGGGAAGTGGCGCGCCGGGGAAGATTCGAACTCCCGACCCCCAGATTCGTAGTCTGGTGCTCTATCCAGCTGAGCTACCGGCGCAGGTTTCACGGGATGGATGGGCTCCAAGGGTGGAGCCTTGCGATAGACGCAAAGTGCAGGGGATATGTGCCCTGCCCGCGAAGGCGTGAAGCTCTAATGCACCACGCATCCAAGCGCAAGAGGCAATCAGCGCGTCGTCGGTGATTCTTGCGGCGGCCCGGCCAAAAACGGGTTCGGCGGCATATTCTGAGTTGCTTGAGACGCCGCGCTGACCCGAATTGCCAAAAAACAGCCTGATTCACCATAAAAGCCGCGCTTGTGGGGGGATTCCGCATTGGTTAGAGTGACTTCGCTTTCGCGCTGCACTATTAGATGCAGAGCAGACATCCATTTCGCCGGAAAGACGGGAAGGGGCCAGGGGGCTTCGCGCGTCAACATCCGGTATCCGTAATCAGTCGGGCGCTTGCCATCAGGGCGGCGTGTCCGTTTTCAGGGGGCCAGTCTTCTCAAGGGTTTTGGCGATATGTGCCGGACATCTGTTCGGGCCAAGACTTGGTTGGAAGCACCGTCTCTCTGCAAGAAACAAAGGGTAACAAGAGCGCGCGATGACCACCCCTCAGATTGTAAATGCACCCCGCGCCCACTCCCTCAAACTGTCCACGCTGACCCTCGCGGTCGGTGCGGCCCTTCTTTTGAGCGGCTGCGCAGCGTTTGAGAACTCGGATCTGTTCGGCAATTCAGGCCGCAGCACAACATCCGCATCTAACGCCGCGGGCACAACCGGCGTTGCAACCGACGTTGGCGTCGCTGCACGCAGCTTTGAAGCTCTTAGCGTCACAGCCGGCAGCAACACGGGCACCACTGTTGGCGCCAAGATTGAAGGCCTGCGCGAAGAACTCCGCGGCCTGCAGAGCACCATGGTGACGCAGACGGATCGGGTGAATACTGCCCGCGCCCGTGCCACGGCCAATTCGCGTGACTACCACGAGACCAAGGGCGCCATCGCCTCGCGTCTTCAGCGCGGCACGACACCGGGCAACCCGGAACTGGTGACCCAGTGGAACTCAGCCCAGGCTGAACTCGATTCCATCTCAGCAGACATCAACACCATGTCTGGTCTCTCCACTGAGATCGCGACAAACGCATCCACAGCCAACTATCTTCTGGAAGCCACACAGGCGACATTCTCGCTCTCCGGTGCAATCGAGGAAGATCATCGTCAGCTGCGCATCCTTCAGGATGAAACGCGCCAGACAACTGTTCTGATCGAACGTCTGCTCACCGAACTGCGTGACGACATCGCCCGCCAGACGACCTACGTCGCCAATGAGCGGTCAAGCCTCACAACACTCGCCAACGCCATCAAGACCGGCGAACTGTTCGGGTCCGGCCTCGCGGTGTCGAACATTGCACCGC from Pyruvatibacter sp. HU-CL02332 encodes:
- a CDS encoding FecR family protein, with the protein product MERTIMRHIQNGLAYAAIALAMVVFSNTGHAESAWQVESRSGDVWIAQEGATPVALGGEQTLTSGTMLTTGANGRVIIRRGEEAIVVAPNTSIQLAPQSRQGLATTIIQSIGTILLSVDKKDHQHFEVETPYLAAVVKGTKFAVTVAGGKSSVHVVQGAVEVMDFESGDVGMVRPGQTADVSAGSGVGLSVTGPGAAAPAKALRAGRTPRVVAPATRAASPGASAPMNVAPKSQAPVRIKSTMGVQRLDVPAATGGLVRQSVSGTTAGAVKSNIGAAVEARSNAGSKAKTNATVNGKANGLAGSVALSATTSGGGGGLALGASNAKSGSNGGGLALGASNSKAGGGGLALGASNSNAGGNGGGLALGASNGNAGGNGGGLALGASNGNAGGNGGGLALGASNGNAGGNSGGLALGASNGNAGGNSGGLALGASNGNNGNNGNNGNNGNGAGNGNSAATGNGNAKGKSKG
- a CDS encoding CHASE2 domain-containing protein; the encoded protein is MQRLVQGCAVFFIAMGAFAFGALETLELALLESRFSLLDRSASGEVVAVQIDARSVQELGQWPLPRNTYAFVVRSLVAAGADEIAIDVDMSARTNENETAALARALEDAGGHVILPAFTQLAQPGVYDGNLIDAEPTPELTPHAWLGSVNVVPDKDGRLRQLMHGMWNADGAFRYSMFALLAGKAKPKPEPFYVDYGIDVRTIPRISFVDVMDGRFDVNVVNGKRVIIGGTAVELGDHFAVPRYGVMSGPMVQAMGFETLHQGREIHRTGPIGVVLLVILVLAGALCMPQQRGWIGHAAIVAVAVVGLLAVSGLLQHFAAISLDILPALFALMLLFGLQLVLMSDLQRRNAARQKRIASHQRILLDRVVSDSFDGIAILDANGCIEQANKQTFDLCNAPHTGTAANLDYLVENLSLDRDRPAGGWHNVPLGEPVLGRVVREGTEHHLEIRLNRSEVPVDTPLPNGKMYRHVLGLTIRDVTDSIRAVTAQREAREQAERANRAKTDFIANMSHELRTPLNSVIGFAELMEQQALGPLGSPDYQEYAAHISGSGRHLLSIVNDIMDVTRAEMGDVQLADDAVCLAEIAEGAIHAARGDTDSCAHVIRTEFDFDVGEVLADGPRIQRAIGNLIKNAACYSPPDAPITVRTRTNQGGQPIVEVEDQGDGIPADMLSSILMPFQQVKAFAHRTSDGVGLGLTVVAAFMKLHEGTIEIDSSVGEGTTVRLVFPASRRVASHAASAAE
- a CDS encoding ShlB/FhaC/HecB family hemolysin secretion/activation protein gives rise to the protein MALLHFHTLDRIPHVVMLAVTVPALCATMWIQDAHSQASQEADPSRIEDQLIEREAPSRKPTADDLSLGIAGAGTDDINVPPFILSGVTVEGATAFSGEEIAATYASLLATQIGSAELEAIAGRITALYRDAGYVLSRAILPPQDVTTGIIRIQIIEGYVSHVTTDGTVPEYAIKGYAARITEERPLTLNTLERNMLLINDMPGVTLNDAVLSEDDAVPGAHTLALEIGLDRIGGSFFVDNRGSAEVGPVQAGASVELRNTIGFGDAVSVAGFTVPSQPRELKLIRIGYAMPIGSSGLQMSVSGTASWIDAGGTLDAVGDESNLKSVSASLAYPVVRARDANIWLNASLDVRSAEERTDFGTVFDEDLVVLRGSVSGMTADGWGGRSYVTFRASKGVRLMNAAKRGDPLLSRTDADPQAATLTVDVSRYQQLVGDLLSLTLAGRAQRATDALVSSEEFSLGGARFGRGFEYGELTGDDGIAGSVEFTIAPDIELAWVSRPQIYAFYDTGAVWNRNVVFGDARQSLSSAGAGIRLTFADDFNAGFELAKPLDRDSSRTNTDEWQALFFLSGQL
- a CDS encoding outer membrane beta-barrel protein: MQNSHTFLTRSARATAIAALASVVTTAAYAEDNDHDWYLSLNGGASIHTDDVEFTNGTNTVETDFDTGFTFGGAVGYRWTDYNFGGFVPRTELEVSYTENDVDTIDFSGNGAGNEVVADGSQISNVGIYGNVFFDLPNVISNDLTPYIGGGAGINIVSHNLLYGAGGLNLNDDGDTVFAWHVTGGVNYALSEQLSTFVDVGFRQAVDAGSVRRAGSRALTGAAGGTFEDDINSIVVRSGLSVDF